Proteins co-encoded in one Streptomyces sp. SLBN-31 genomic window:
- a CDS encoding NAD(P)/FAD-dependent oxidoreductase translates to MVDADQTFVIVGGGLAGAKAAETLRAEGFTGRVILICDERDHPYERPPLSKGYLLGKEERDSVFVHEPAWYARNDIELHLGETVDAIDREAKTVRFGEDGTLVHYDKLLLATGAEPRRLDIPGTDLAGVHHLRRLAHAERLKHVLAALGRDNGHIVIAGAGWIGLEVAAAAREYGAEVTVVEPNATPLHAVLGPELGNLFAELHREHGVRFHFGARLTEIVGQDGMVLAARTDDGEEHPAHDVLAAIGAAPRTGLAEASGLEIADRQYGGGVVVDERLRTSDPDIYAAGDVVSFPHALFGTRLRVEHWANALNGGPAAARAMLGRDITYDRVPYFFSDQYDLGMEYSGWAPPGTYDEVVIRGDAGKREFIAFWVKDGRVLAGMNVNVWNVTDPIQKLIRSRTRVNSDSLADPHVPLESLVS, encoded by the coding sequence GTGGTCGACGCGGATCAGACATTCGTCATCGTCGGAGGCGGCCTCGCCGGCGCGAAGGCGGCCGAGACGCTCCGAGCGGAGGGCTTCACCGGCCGCGTGATACTGATCTGCGACGAGCGCGACCACCCGTACGAGCGTCCCCCGCTCTCCAAGGGCTACCTGCTGGGCAAGGAGGAGCGCGACAGCGTCTTCGTCCACGAACCCGCCTGGTACGCGCGCAACGACATCGAGCTGCACCTCGGCGAGACCGTCGACGCCATCGACCGCGAGGCGAAGACGGTCCGCTTCGGCGAGGACGGCACGCTCGTCCACTACGACAAGCTGCTGCTGGCCACCGGCGCGGAGCCGCGCCGCCTCGACATCCCCGGCACCGACCTCGCGGGCGTCCACCACCTGCGCCGCCTCGCCCACGCCGAACGGCTCAAGCACGTCCTCGCCGCGCTCGGCCGGGACAACGGCCACATCGTCATCGCGGGCGCCGGCTGGATCGGCCTGGAGGTCGCCGCGGCGGCCCGCGAGTACGGCGCCGAGGTCACCGTCGTCGAGCCGAACGCCACCCCGCTGCACGCGGTCCTCGGGCCCGAGCTCGGCAACCTCTTCGCCGAGCTGCACCGCGAGCACGGCGTCCGCTTCCACTTCGGCGCGCGGCTGACCGAGATCGTCGGCCAGGACGGCATGGTCCTGGCGGCCCGCACCGACGACGGCGAGGAGCACCCCGCCCACGACGTCCTCGCCGCGATCGGCGCGGCCCCGCGCACCGGCCTCGCGGAGGCGTCGGGCCTGGAGATCGCCGACCGGCAGTACGGCGGCGGCGTCGTCGTCGACGAACGGCTGCGCACCTCCGACCCCGACATCTACGCGGCCGGAGACGTCGTCTCCTTCCCGCACGCCCTGTTCGGCACCCGGCTGCGCGTCGAGCACTGGGCCAACGCCCTCAACGGCGGGCCCGCCGCGGCCCGGGCGATGCTCGGGCGGGACATCACCTACGACCGCGTGCCCTACTTCTTCTCCGACCAGTACGACCTCGGCATGGAGTACTCCGGCTGGGCGCCCCCCGGCACCTACGACGAAGTGGTCATCAGGGGAGACGCCGGCAAGCGCGAGTTCATCGCCTTCTGGGTCAAGGACGGCAGGGTGCTGGCCGGGATGAACGTGAACGTGTGGAACGTCACGGACCCCATCCAGAAGCTGATCCGTTCCAGGACCCGGGTGAACTCCGACTCCCTGGCGGACCCGCACGTTCCGCTCGAAAGCCTCGTCTCTTGA
- a CDS encoding deoxyguanosinetriphosphate triphosphohydrolase, giving the protein MSYDAQATERWAPEPDKRPGRTAFQRDRARVLHSSALRRLAGKTQVVTPGTRTQVWDASPRTRLTHSLECAQVGRELGAALGCDPDLVEAACLSHDLGHPPFGHNGEQALNEFAHDCGGFEGNAQSLRLLTRIEPKRFTPEGSVGLNLTRATLDAATKYPWPRGAHPTDPASPKFGVYEDDRPVFDWVRKEAPGTRSTFEAQVMDWSDDVAYSVHDVEDGLHAGHIDPDCLHAEPERQEVFAVARGRYVPADTDPAELAAALDRLQDQEWWPHGYDGTAVAQARLKDATSQLIGRFALAAESATRAAYGTGRLTRYDAALVVPRETRLECAILKAVAHRYVMQRAEQERLRADQRIVVAELAQAFTARAPDGLDPQFRSLFEQAGDDRARKRVIVDQIASLTDASARSLHGRLTGQTRD; this is encoded by the coding sequence ATGTCGTACGACGCGCAGGCAACAGAACGCTGGGCCCCAGAACCCGACAAACGCCCCGGCCGCACCGCTTTCCAACGCGACCGTGCGCGCGTACTGCACTCCTCCGCACTCAGAAGGCTCGCCGGCAAGACCCAGGTCGTCACCCCCGGCACCCGTACCCAGGTCTGGGACGCCAGCCCCCGCACCCGCCTCACCCACTCACTGGAATGCGCGCAGGTCGGCCGCGAACTCGGCGCGGCCCTCGGCTGCGACCCCGACCTGGTGGAGGCCGCCTGCCTCTCCCACGACCTCGGCCACCCCCCGTTCGGCCACAACGGCGAACAGGCCCTCAACGAATTCGCCCACGACTGCGGCGGCTTCGAGGGCAACGCGCAGTCATTGAGGCTGCTCACCCGCATCGAGCCCAAGCGTTTCACCCCGGAGGGCTCGGTGGGCCTCAACCTCACGAGGGCCACCCTGGACGCCGCCACCAAGTACCCCTGGCCCAGGGGCGCCCACCCCACCGACCCCGCCTCGCCCAAGTTCGGTGTCTACGAGGACGACCGCCCCGTCTTCGACTGGGTCCGCAAGGAGGCCCCCGGCACCCGCTCCACCTTCGAGGCCCAGGTCATGGACTGGTCCGACGACGTGGCGTACTCCGTGCACGACGTCGAGGACGGCCTGCACGCCGGGCACATCGACCCCGACTGCCTGCACGCGGAACCCGAGCGCCAGGAGGTGTTCGCGGTGGCCCGCGGCCGCTACGTGCCCGCGGACACCGACCCGGCCGAACTCGCCGCCGCCCTCGACCGCCTGCAGGACCAGGAGTGGTGGCCGCACGGCTACGACGGAACGGCCGTCGCCCAGGCCCGTCTCAAGGACGCCACCAGCCAGCTCATCGGCCGCTTCGCCCTCGCCGCCGAGTCCGCCACCCGCGCCGCGTACGGCACGGGCCGGCTCACCCGGTACGACGCCGCACTCGTCGTACCGCGCGAGACCCGTCTGGAGTGCGCGATCCTCAAGGCCGTCGCCCACCGCTACGTGATGCAGCGCGCCGAACAGGAGCGGCTGCGCGCCGACCAGCGGATCGTCGTGGCCGAACTCGCGCAGGCGTTCACCGCGCGTGCACCCGACGGCCTGGACCCGCAGTTCCGGTCCCTGTTCGAGCAGGCCGGCGACGACCGCGCCCGCAAACGGGTGATCGTCGACCAGATCGCCTCCCTCACCGACGCCTCGGCCCGGTCGCTTCACGGACGTCTGACGGGGCAGACGAGAGACTGA
- a CDS encoding sirohydrochlorin chelatase, which yields MTDSTAHLLSQIGSRLAGQLSLVSLDGRRRPAPPALVVVAHGSRDPRALSTVRALLERVRERRPGLPVHLGHIELNAPLLPDTLAGLGGREAVLVPLLLSRGYHIKRDIPEMAAASDVHARVADALGPHPLLVDALYARLVEAGWRAPADEGTRRASAVVLAAAGSRDPESRVDTGRTAELLADRLGVPVVPAYATTSAPTVPDAIRALAASGRHRVAVASYFTAPGRFATECAEAAPWIASAPLGTHPAMAELLLHRYDSAVRGAGQCRSAAPPRGATSHAQPALAM from the coding sequence ATGACGGACAGTACGGCGCACCTCCTGAGCCAGATCGGCAGCCGGCTCGCCGGCCAGCTGAGCCTCGTCTCCCTGGACGGCCGGCGCCGCCCGGCCCCGCCCGCCTTGGTCGTCGTGGCGCACGGCAGCCGCGACCCGCGGGCCCTGAGCACCGTCCGCGCGCTCCTGGAGCGGGTCCGCGAGCGGCGCCCCGGCCTGCCCGTCCACCTGGGCCACATCGAGCTGAACGCGCCACTGCTCCCCGACACCCTGGCCGGCCTCGGCGGTCGGGAGGCGGTCCTCGTGCCCCTGCTGCTCAGCCGCGGCTACCACATCAAGCGGGACATCCCCGAGATGGCCGCCGCCTCCGATGTGCACGCGCGCGTGGCTGACGCCCTGGGCCCGCACCCGCTCCTGGTCGACGCCCTGTACGCCCGCCTCGTCGAGGCCGGCTGGCGCGCCCCCGCCGACGAGGGGACGCGGCGCGCGAGCGCGGTCGTCCTGGCCGCCGCGGGCTCCCGCGACCCCGAGTCCAGGGTCGACACAGGCCGCACGGCCGAACTTCTGGCCGACCGCCTGGGCGTCCCGGTGGTCCCGGCCTACGCCACCACGTCGGCCCCGACGGTCCCGGACGCGATCCGGGCCCTCGCGGCGAGCGGCCGTCACCGGGTCGCCGTCGCCTCCTACTTCACGGCCCCCGGCCGCTTCGCGACGGAGTGCGCGGAGGCGGCCCCCTGGATCGCCTCGGCCCCCCTGGGCACCCACCCGGCAATGGCGGAACTGCTCCTCCACCGGTACGACAGCGCCGTAAGGGGCGCGGGGCAGTGTCGATCCGCGGCTCCGCCGCGGGGCGCGACAAGCCACGCACAGCCCGCGCTCGCCATGTGA
- a CDS encoding vancomycin high temperature exclusion protein: MRRPRLPRTRTGQRRLVQAVMAGCVLALLPMTWLYVSTAGRLGTVADAPRTEVAVVFGAGLWNGEPSPYLANRLNAAAKLYRENRVEVVLVTGDNSRKDYDEPDAMRAYLARHGVPDGRIVSDYAGFDTWDSCVRAKKIFGVDRAVLISQGFHIRRAVALCEAAGVSSYGVGVDAKHDVTWYYGGTREVFAAGKAALDAVFHPDPQFLGPKEKGVARALASAR; the protein is encoded by the coding sequence ATGCGCAGACCGCGGCTGCCACGCACGCGTACCGGACAGCGGCGGCTAGTGCAGGCCGTGATGGCCGGGTGCGTGCTGGCGCTCCTTCCGATGACGTGGCTGTACGTCTCCACTGCCGGCCGGCTGGGCACGGTCGCGGACGCGCCCCGCACCGAGGTCGCCGTCGTCTTCGGCGCCGGACTGTGGAACGGCGAGCCGTCGCCGTACCTGGCCAACCGGCTCAACGCGGCGGCGAAGCTGTACCGCGAGAACCGCGTCGAGGTGGTCCTCGTCACGGGCGACAACAGCCGCAAGGACTACGACGAGCCCGACGCCATGCGCGCCTACCTGGCCAGGCACGGGGTGCCGGACGGGCGGATCGTCAGCGACTACGCGGGCTTCGACACCTGGGACTCCTGCGTGCGCGCCAAGAAGATCTTCGGCGTGGACCGGGCGGTTCTGATCAGCCAGGGCTTCCACATCCGGCGGGCGGTGGCGCTGTGCGAGGCCGCGGGTGTGTCGTCGTACGGCGTCGGGGTGGACGCGAAACACGACGTGACCTGGTACTACGGGGGCACGCGCGAGGTGTTCGCGGCCGGCAAGGCGGCGCTGGACGCCGTGTTCCATCCCGATCCGCAGTTCCTCGGGCCCAAGGAGAAGGGGGTCGCGCGGGCACTGGCGAGCGCCCGGTGA
- a CDS encoding molybdopterin oxidoreductase family protein yields the protein MQNTVTPTHCPYCALQCGMNLTPAADGTVEVSERTDFPVNRGALCGKGRTAPAVLSSRVRLTSPLVRSEGTLVPATWDEALDRIAGRLRRTRVEHGPDAVGVFGGGGLTNEKAYTLGKFARVVLGTSQIDYNGRFCMSSAAAAGTKAFGLDRGLPFPLEDIPKTGCVILVGSNLAETMPPSLRFFTELKENGGTLIVVDPRRTRTAEQADLHLAPRPGTDLALALGLLHLVVAEGRVDEEYVAGRTAGWEDARAAAMAHWPEYVERITGVSVPQLRETVRLFCEPEHAMVLTARGPEQQSKGTDTVSAWINLCLATGRAGRPLSGYGCLTGQGNGQGGREHGQKADQLPGYRKLDDPAARRHVAEVWGVDPDSLPGPGRSAYELLDALGTDIRSLLLMASNPVVSAPHAAHVEERLKSLDFLAVCDVVLSETAALADVVLPVTQWAEETGTTTNLEGRVLLRRRAITPPVGVRSDLEVMRELADRLGVEKGFPTDPEEVFEELRRASAGGPADYSGITYRRLAEENGVFWPCPQDLSGQLPPQATEEAHPGTPRLFLDRFATPDGRARFVPVSHRAIDEEPDDEYPVLLTTGRVVAQYQSGAQTRRVDELNAAAPGPFVELHPRLAARLGAAEGDPVSVVSRRGRAVAPARITTAIRPDTVFMPFHWPGEGRANTLTNPALDPTSRMPEFKACAVRLEPVTSEGSS from the coding sequence ATGCAGAACACCGTGACGCCCACCCACTGCCCGTACTGCGCCCTGCAGTGCGGGATGAACCTGACGCCCGCCGCGGACGGCACGGTCGAGGTGAGCGAGCGCACGGACTTCCCGGTGAACCGGGGCGCGCTGTGCGGCAAGGGCCGTACCGCGCCGGCCGTGCTCTCGTCCCGAGTGCGCCTGACCTCCCCGTTGGTGCGCTCCGAGGGCACGCTTGTGCCCGCCACCTGGGACGAGGCACTGGACCGGATCGCCGGCCGGCTGCGTCGGACGCGCGTGGAGCACGGGCCGGACGCGGTCGGGGTGTTCGGCGGGGGCGGCCTGACCAACGAGAAGGCGTACACGCTCGGCAAGTTCGCGCGGGTGGTGCTCGGCACCTCCCAGATCGACTACAACGGGCGTTTCTGCATGTCGTCGGCCGCGGCGGCCGGCACGAAGGCGTTCGGGCTGGACCGGGGGCTGCCGTTCCCGCTGGAGGACATACCGAAGACCGGCTGCGTGATCCTGGTCGGGTCGAACCTTGCCGAGACCATGCCGCCGTCGCTCAGGTTCTTCACCGAGCTGAAGGAGAACGGCGGCACGCTGATCGTCGTCGACCCGCGGCGCACCCGGACCGCCGAGCAGGCCGACCTGCACCTGGCCCCGCGGCCGGGAACCGACCTCGCGCTCGCCCTTGGCCTGCTGCACCTGGTCGTCGCCGAGGGCCGGGTCGACGAGGAGTACGTGGCCGGACGCACCGCCGGCTGGGAGGACGCGCGGGCCGCGGCGATGGCGCACTGGCCGGAGTACGTGGAGCGGATCACGGGGGTGTCCGTTCCCCAACTCCGGGAGACCGTACGGCTGTTCTGCGAGCCCGAGCACGCGATGGTGCTGACGGCGCGCGGGCCGGAGCAGCAGTCCAAGGGCACGGACACCGTGAGTGCGTGGATCAACCTGTGCCTGGCGACCGGCCGGGCGGGGCGGCCGCTGAGCGGTTACGGCTGTCTGACCGGGCAGGGCAACGGGCAGGGCGGCCGCGAACACGGCCAGAAGGCCGACCAGTTGCCCGGCTACCGCAAGCTGGACGACCCGGCGGCGCGGCGGCACGTCGCCGAGGTGTGGGGCGTGGACCCGGACAGTCTGCCGGGGCCGGGGCGCAGCGCGTACGAGCTGCTGGACGCCCTGGGGACGGACATCAGGTCGCTGTTGCTGATGGCGTCGAACCCGGTGGTGTCGGCGCCGCACGCCGCGCACGTGGAGGAGCGCCTGAAGTCCCTCGACTTCCTGGCCGTGTGCGACGTGGTCCTGTCGGAGACGGCGGCGCTCGCGGACGTCGTGCTGCCGGTGACGCAGTGGGCGGAGGAGACGGGCACGACGACCAACCTGGAGGGCCGGGTGCTGCTGCGGCGGCGGGCGATCACGCCGCCCGTCGGCGTCCGCAGCGATCTGGAGGTCATGCGCGAACTCGCCGACCGGCTGGGCGTGGAGAAGGGCTTCCCGACCGATCCCGAGGAGGTCTTCGAGGAGTTGCGCCGGGCGAGCGCGGGCGGGCCCGCCGACTACTCCGGGATCACCTACCGCAGGCTGGCGGAGGAGAACGGTGTGTTCTGGCCGTGCCCCCAGGACCTCTCCGGCCAACTCCCGCCGCAGGCAACCGAGGAGGCCCACCCGGGCACCCCCCGTCTCTTCCTCGACCGGTTCGCCACTCCCGACGGACGGGCCCGGTTCGTGCCCGTCTCGCACCGGGCGATCGACGAGGAGCCCGACGACGAGTACCCGGTCCTGCTGACGACCGGCCGGGTGGTGGCGCAGTACCAGTCCGGTGCCCAGACGCGCCGTGTGGACGAGCTGAACGCCGCCGCGCCGGGCCCGTTCGTGGAGCTGCACCCGCGGCTGGCGGCGCGGCTCGGGGCGGCGGAGGGCGATCCGGTGTCGGTGGTGTCGCGGCGCGGGCGCGCCGTCGCCCCGGCCCGCATCACGACCGCCATCCGGCCCGACACGGTCTTCATGCCCTTCCACTGGCCGGGCGAGGGGCGCGCCAACACCCTGACCAACCCGGCGCTGGACCCGACCTCGCGGATGCCGGAGTTCAAGGCGTGCGCGGTGCGGCTGGAGCCGGTCACCTCCGAGGGGAGCTCCTGA
- a CDS encoding gamma-glutamylcyclotransferase family protein, translating to MSPRLPFFVYGTLRPGEVNHDHFLRGRTRAEEPGRLTGSVLYDGPGYPYAVEAPGGGEVRGELVTALPERYAELLVALDRLEEYAPGDPRNLYERVEREVRRDADDTLVRAWVYVAADSVAARLRARGRPIESGDWLLRSSPRR from the coding sequence GTGAGCCCCCGGCTGCCCTTCTTCGTCTACGGCACCCTCCGCCCCGGCGAGGTCAACCACGACCACTTCCTGCGCGGCCGCACCCGCGCCGAGGAACCGGGGCGGCTGACCGGTTCGGTGCTGTACGACGGCCCCGGCTACCCGTACGCCGTGGAGGCGCCCGGCGGCGGCGAGGTGCGCGGCGAGCTGGTGACCGCGTTGCCCGAGCGGTACGCGGAGTTGCTCGTCGCCCTCGACCGGCTGGAGGAGTACGCGCCCGGCGACCCCCGCAACCTCTACGAGCGCGTCGAACGCGAGGTGCGCCGCGACGCCGACGACACCCTCGTCCGCGCCTGGGTGTACGTCGCCGCCGACTCGGTCGCCGCACGCCTGCGGGCCCGGGGGCGGCCCATCGAGAGCGGGGACTGGCTGCTCAGGAGCTCCCCTCGGAGGTGA
- a CDS encoding M4 family metallopeptidase, producing MSRIRLHPTTARRSRRLAAATAVAATTAALLASALSPASVAADRPTRAGAIENAASALLAHAASLGLTSAEGTSVRDVIVDADGTQHVRYDRTYRQLPVLGGDFVVHLAPDGKYRSANRATRSEISLVSIVPSISAPKAADLAANALRAVNLGETLKQLTAKPQLVVDALHGTPKLAWRTQVAAKDSLGNPVARTVLTDARTGRQIDAWDDIETATGDGKSLYSGTVPLETTLSGSTYQLKDPTRGNTYTGDAANKTDLCFLTSICISRAPSTVFTDTDNHWGTGATSDRASAAVDAQYGTNVTWDFYKNTFGRNGIGGDGKGSYNRVHYGNAYNNAFWDDSCFCMTYGDGDGTTFGPLVSLDVAGHEMTHGVTSKTAALTYSGESGGLNEATSDILGTLVEWYANNASDPGDYLIGEKIVKSGFGREALRFMDKPSKDGNSADSWSSSVGNLDVHYSSGVANHFAYLLAEGSGAKTINGVSYNSPTSDGSTVTGIGRDKLGRIWYRALTVYMTSSTNYAGARTATLNAAKDLYGAGSTEYNAVAAAWSAVNVN from the coding sequence ATGAGTCGGATCCGGCTGCACCCCACCACCGCACGCAGGTCCCGTCGTCTCGCCGCCGCCACCGCCGTGGCCGCCACCACCGCCGCCCTGCTGGCCTCCGCGCTCTCCCCCGCCTCGGTCGCCGCCGACCGGCCGACCAGAGCCGGCGCGATCGAGAACGCGGCCTCGGCCCTGCTCGCCCATGCCGCGAGCCTGGGTCTGACGTCCGCCGAGGGCACGTCCGTGCGGGACGTGATCGTCGACGCGGACGGCACGCAGCACGTCCGCTACGACCGCACCTACCGCCAACTGCCTGTTCTGGGCGGCGACTTCGTCGTCCACCTGGCGCCGGACGGGAAGTACCGCAGCGCGAACCGGGCGACGCGGAGCGAGATATCCCTGGTCTCGATCGTGCCCTCCATATCGGCGCCCAAGGCCGCCGACCTCGCGGCGAACGCCCTGCGCGCCGTGAACCTCGGCGAGACCCTGAAGCAGCTGACGGCCAAGCCCCAGCTGGTCGTCGACGCCCTGCACGGCACCCCGAAGCTGGCCTGGCGCACCCAGGTGGCGGCCAAGGACTCGCTGGGCAACCCGGTCGCCCGCACGGTGCTCACGGACGCGAGGACCGGCCGGCAGATCGACGCCTGGGACGACATCGAGACCGCGACGGGCGACGGCAAGTCGCTGTACAGCGGCACGGTTCCGCTGGAGACGACCCTGTCGGGGTCGACGTACCAGCTCAAGGACCCCACCCGCGGGAACACCTACACGGGCGACGCGGCGAACAAGACCGACCTGTGCTTCCTGACGAGCATCTGCATCAGCCGCGCCCCGTCGACGGTGTTCACCGACACCGACAACCACTGGGGCACCGGGGCGACTTCGGACCGCGCGAGCGCCGCGGTCGACGCCCAGTACGGCACGAACGTCACCTGGGACTTCTACAAGAACACCTTCGGCCGCAACGGCATCGGCGGCGACGGCAAGGGCTCCTACAACCGCGTCCACTACGGCAACGCCTACAACAACGCGTTCTGGGACGACAGTTGCTTCTGCATGACCTACGGCGACGGTGACGGCACGACGTTCGGCCCCCTGGTGTCGCTCGACGTCGCCGGCCACGAGATGACCCACGGCGTCACCTCCAAGACGGCCGCCCTGACGTACTCGGGCGAGTCCGGCGGCCTGAACGAGGCGACCTCCGACATCCTGGGCACGCTGGTGGAGTGGTACGCGAACAACGCGTCCGACCCCGGTGACTACCTCATCGGCGAGAAGATCGTGAAGTCCGGCTTCGGCCGGGAGGCGCTGCGGTTCATGGACAAGCCGTCCAAGGACGGCAACTCGGCCGACTCCTGGAGCAGTTCGGTCGGCAACCTCGACGTCCACTACTCCTCCGGGGTCGCCAACCACTTCGCGTACCTGCTCGCGGAGGGCAGCGGCGCGAAGACGATCAACGGGGTCAGCTACAACTCGCCCACCTCCGACGGCTCCACGGTCACCGGGATCGGCCGGGACAAGCTCGGCCGGATCTGGTACCGGGCACTGACGGTCTACATGACGTCGTCGACGAACTACGCGGGCGCGCGGACGGCGACCCTGAACGCGGCCAAGGACCTGTACGGGGCCGGGAGCACCGAGTACAACGCGGTGGCGGCGGCCTGGAGCGCCGTGAACGTGAACTGA
- a CDS encoding NADPH-dependent FMN reductase yields the protein MQTPDAPLQVTVVIGSNRHGRFGPVVADWLLTRLRDRDDLIVEVVDVADAELPTTFARTPATTAALSSVTPKLAAADAFVVLTPEYNHSYPAALKNLIDWHYTEWQAKPVALVSYGGVSGGLRAVEHLRQVFAELHAVTVRDTVSFHNAGGAFEDGRPKDPTGPDAAAKTMLDQLLWWARGLREARERRPYGG from the coding sequence ATGCAGACACCCGATGCCCCTCTCCAGGTCACCGTCGTCATCGGCAGCAACCGGCACGGCCGCTTCGGCCCGGTCGTCGCCGACTGGCTCCTGACCCGCCTCCGCGACCGCGACGACCTGATCGTGGAAGTCGTGGACGTGGCCGACGCCGAACTCCCCACGACGTTCGCCCGGACTCCCGCGACGACGGCGGCCCTGTCCTCTGTCACCCCGAAACTGGCGGCGGCGGACGCCTTCGTCGTCCTCACCCCCGAGTACAACCACTCCTATCCCGCGGCCCTGAAGAACCTCATCGACTGGCACTACACGGAATGGCAGGCCAAACCGGTCGCCCTGGTCTCCTACGGCGGCGTCTCCGGCGGCCTGCGCGCGGTGGAACACCTGCGCCAGGTCTTCGCCGAGCTCCATGCCGTGACGGTGCGGGACACCGTCTCCTTCCACAACGCGGGCGGCGCCTTCGAGGACGGCCGTCCGAAGGACCCCACGGGTCCGGACGCGGCGGCGAAGACGATGCTGGACCAACTGCTCTGGTGGGCGCGCGGGTTGCGGGAGGCACGGGAGCGCAGGCCGTACGGGGGCTGA
- a CDS encoding class F sortase: protein MRKFSNVALASVTVVSLCTGAWLLGNGEETHAPPQPSPAEARSGAADPRSAPALPPSPPDRIRIPSIRVNASLMGLGLTRSGSLGVPPAGEKNLAGWYEAGTTPGDTGTAIVAGHVDNADGPAVFYDLGAMKKGSAIDIDRRDGSTARFTVDAVEVYKATGFPDQKVYGAADRPELRVITCGGGYSRSTGYQGNVVVFAHLTGTRR from the coding sequence GTGCGCAAATTCAGCAATGTCGCCCTGGCGTCCGTGACCGTCGTCTCCCTGTGCACGGGCGCCTGGCTGCTCGGCAACGGCGAGGAGACCCACGCCCCGCCGCAACCCTCCCCGGCCGAGGCCCGCTCGGGCGCCGCCGACCCCCGGTCCGCGCCCGCGCTGCCGCCGTCCCCGCCGGACCGCATCCGCATCCCGTCGATCCGGGTGAACGCCTCTCTCATGGGCCTGGGCCTCACCCGGTCCGGCAGCCTCGGCGTCCCGCCCGCCGGGGAGAAGAACCTCGCCGGCTGGTACGAGGCCGGCACCACCCCCGGCGACACGGGCACGGCGATCGTCGCCGGCCACGTCGACAACGCCGACGGACCCGCCGTCTTCTACGACCTCGGCGCTATGAAGAAGGGCAGCGCCATCGACATCGACCGGCGGGACGGCAGCACCGCCCGGTTCACCGTGGACGCGGTCGAGGTGTACAAGGCGACCGGCTTCCCCGACCAGAAGGTGTACGGCGCGGCCGACCGGCCCGAGCTGCGGGTGATCACCTGCGGCGGGGGCTACTCGCGGTCGACCGGCTACCAGGGCAACGTGGTCGTCTTCGCCCACCTCACGGGCACGCGTCGCTGA
- the cpt gene encoding chloramphenicol phosphotransferase CPT, whose translation MATEVIVLNGGSSSGKSGIVRCLQALLPEPWLAFGIDGLVEAMPASLQAALVSPDGTVQVGREFGRLEAAWRRGVAATARAGARVIIDDVFLGGAASQDRWREPLAGLDVLWVGVRCEAAVAAGREIVRGDRAPGMAEKQAEAVHQGVVYDLEVDTTHTEALDCARTVVAAVVSDACP comes from the coding sequence ATGGCGACTGAGGTGATCGTGTTGAACGGCGGCTCCAGCTCGGGCAAGTCGGGGATCGTACGGTGCCTGCAGGCGCTGCTGCCCGAGCCGTGGCTGGCGTTCGGGATCGACGGCCTGGTCGAGGCGATGCCGGCCTCTCTGCAGGCCGCGCTGGTCTCGCCGGACGGCACGGTGCAGGTGGGCCGGGAGTTCGGCAGGCTGGAGGCGGCCTGGCGGCGGGGGGTGGCGGCGACGGCACGGGCGGGCGCCCGGGTGATCATCGACGACGTCTTCCTCGGCGGCGCCGCGTCCCAGGACCGGTGGCGGGAGCCGCTGGCCGGCCTCGACGTGCTGTGGGTGGGTGTGCGCTGCGAGGCGGCCGTGGCCGCGGGCCGGGAGATCGTCCGCGGCGACCGGGCCCCGGGCATGGCCGAGAAGCAGGCGGAGGCGGTCCACCAGGGTGTGGTCTACGACCTGGAGGTGGACACCACGCACACCGAGGCCCTGGACTGCGCGCGGACCGTCGTGGCGGCCGTGGTCAGCGACGCGTGCCCGTGA